The Methylobacterium currus genome contains a region encoding:
- a CDS encoding DUF2934 domain-containing protein: MDHFETSIRERAYALWERDGRAPGRDEHYWRLAEQELAAQALPAVTEAPAAAEATAAKPVRKPSARKPAAAKIAAAKAVAEVAETVAKPAPRRRRATGAAETVTTH, translated from the coding sequence ATGGATCACTTCGAGACGAGCATCCGTGAACGGGCCTACGCCCTTTGGGAGCGGGACGGCCGGGCGCCGGGCCGCGACGAGCATTACTGGCGTCTCGCCGAGCAGGAACTGGCCGCGCAGGCGCTGCCGGCCGTGACCGAGGCGCCGGCCGCCGCGGAAGCGACCGCCGCCAAGCCGGTGCGCAAGCCGTCGGCCCGCAAGCCGGCCGCGGCCAAGATTGCCGCCGCCAAGGCCGTGGCCGAGGTGGCCGAGACCGTGGCGAAGCCGGCCCCGCGGCGGCGTCGCGCCACCGGGGCGGCCGAGACCGTCACCACGCACTGA